One Hyla sarda isolate aHylSar1 chromosome 11, aHylSar1.hap1, whole genome shotgun sequence genomic window carries:
- the LOC130294906 gene encoding olfactory receptor 6N2-like: MEIFNQTKWNYFVLEGFVELENYSSAMFIVFLTIYILTLIGNMLIILVVYKDINLHKPMYFFIVNLSFLETWYVTTTTPKLLMMLLTKDKKISFYWCFAQLYMFHGLGITEGIVLSVMAVDRFVAICKPLRYNIIMSTRVYRNLSLMCWINGFSIAIIPVTLTSLVPLCGSYHLYHFFCDLAPLLSLACGDITVTVTINRFVGGFTTMFNLAIIILVYINITYSIIKMKTKSGRIKAFSTCSSHLTVVTLFFGTACIVYAVPKKTHSVDTDKLYALVYAMFTPFLNPIIYSLRNREFNTPRESMRIAKDKPPLFICELDI, translated from the exons ATGGAAATCTTCAACCAGACAAAATGGAATTACTTTGTGCTGGAAGGATTTGTTGAACTTGAGAACTACAGTTCAGCTATGTTTATAGTCTTCCTTACTATCTACATTTTAACTCTTATTGGAAACATGTTGATTATTTTGGTGGTGTATAAAGACATTAATCTTCACAAGCCTATGTATTTCTTCATCGTCAATCTGTCCTTTCTAGAGACTTGGTATGTTACCACCACAACCCCAAAACTTTTAATGATGCTGTTAACCAAAGATAAGAAGATCTCATTCTACTGGTGCTTTGCTCAACTCTACATGTTCCATGGGTTGGGTATCACCGAAGGCATCGTATTGTCTGTCATGGCTGTTGACCGCTTTGTAGCCATATGTAAACCTCTTAGATACAACATTATCATGAGTACCAGAGTCTACAGAAACCTAAGCTTGATGTGCTGGATAAATGGTTTTTCAATAGCGATAATTCCAGTTACACTTACTTCTCTGGTTCCATTATGTGGCTCCTACCATCTTTATCATTTCTTCTGTGACTTAGCACCATTACTTAGTCTGGCATGTGGGGACATCACAGTCACTGTCACCATTAACAGATTTGTTGGTGGTTTTACCACAATGTTTAACCTCGCAATCATCATTCTTGTATATATTAATATCACATATTCCATCATAAAGATGAAGACTAAGAGTGGACGAATTAAAGCTTTCTCCACCTGTTCCTCCCACTTGACGGTGGTGACCTTGTTCTTTGGTACCGCTTGTATTGTTTATGCTGTTCCAAAGAAAACCCATTCAGTAGATACTGACAAACTGTATGCTCTTGTATATGCTATGTTCACCCCGTTTCTCAACCCCATTATCTATAGCTTAAGAAACCGAGAA TTTAACACACCGAGAGAATCCATGAGAATTGCGAAGGACAAACCTCCTCTGTTCATCTGTGAGTTGGATATTTAA